A section of the Myxocyprinus asiaticus isolate MX2 ecotype Aquarium Trade chromosome 40, UBuf_Myxa_2, whole genome shotgun sequence genome encodes:
- the LOC127431371 gene encoding 5-hydroxytryptamine receptor 3A-like produces MKFSALWTALCVSMYGAAMACSVKKLGTNSGRFANATLVRLNEFLSVGYKKGVRPVRDWRQSTTVAIDLMVYAILNVDEKNQVLTTYVWYRQQWKDEFLVWNPEEFDDVKQISIPTINVWIPDILINEFVDVGKSPDIPYIYVGHDGLVRNYKPIQVVTACSLNIYNFPFDVQKCSLTFQSWLHTTKDINITLIRSPKDIMEDRSVFMNQGEWELLEVLSKYKEFSLDNDDYYAEMKFHVVIRRRPLFYTVNLLLPSIFLMLMDIVGFYLPPDSGERVSFKITLLLGYSVFLIIVSDTLPATAIGTPLIGVYFVVCMALLVISLTETVLIVRLVHKQDLQSHVPQWVKHLVLEKATVLLCIRNKKFCSLLSQGSDLPLYKENNMNTAVRCSHHSCERSRETGRNLGLGLTVRDSCPPVMDNILQEITNIRQFLEKKYDSREIAKEWLQVGYVLDILLFRVYLLIVLAYSITLGTLWSVWQNA; encoded by the exons ATGAAATTTTCAGCACTCTGGACAGCTCTCTGCGTTTCCATGTACGGGGCGGCGATGGCTTGCTCAG TGAAAAAGCTGGGCACTAACTCTGGGCGTTTCGCCAATGCCACACTGGTTCGACTGAATGAGTTTTTAAGTGTCGGATATAAGAAAGGAGTTCGACCCGTGAGGGACTGGAGACAGTCAACGACTGTGGCCATTGACCTAATGGTTTATGCTATTCTCAATGTG gatgagaagaaccaggtctTGACAACATATGTGTGGTACAGACAG CAATGGAAAGATGAGTTCCTTGTGTGGAATCCTGAAGAATTTGATGATGTCAAACAAATTTCTATTCCCACTATCAACGTCTGGATTCCAGATATTCTTATCAATGAATT TGTGGATGTAGGAAAGTCTCCCGATATTCCATACATCTATGTAGGCCATGACGGGCTTGTGCGCAACTATAAGCCCATCCAGGTGGTGACTGCCTGCTCCCTCAACATCTACAACTTTCCCTTTGATGTCCAAAAATGCAGCCTGACTTTCCAGAGCTGGCTACACACAA CTAAAGACATCAACATCACACTAATAAGAAGCCCTAAGGATATAATGGAGGACAGGAGTGTTTTCATGAACCAGGGAGAATGGGAGCTGCTTGAAGTCCTCTCCAAATACAAAGAGTTCAGCCTGGATAATGATGATTACTACGCCGAAATGAAGTTCCAT GTTGTGATCCGACGCAGACCTTTGTTCTACACAGTCAACCTGTTGTTGCCCAGTATATTCCTGATGTTGATGGATATAGTTGGGTTTTACCTGCCCCCAGACAGTGGAGAGAGGGTGTCCTTCAAGATCACTCTGCTCTTGGGCTATTCTGTCTTTCTTATCATCGTCTCTGATACTCTTCCAGCAACTGCCATAGGGACCCCTCTCATTG GTGTGTACTTTGTGGTGTGCATGGCTCTGCTGGTGATCAGTCTGACAGAGACCGTTCTGATCGTGAGGCTGGTGCACAAACAGGATCTACAGTCCCATGTGCCCCAGTGGGTCAAACACCTGGTGCTTGAGAAGGCCACAGTCCTGCTCTGCATTCGCAACAAGAAGTTCTGCtccctcctctctcagggatctGACCTCCCACTCTACAAAGAGAACAACATGAACACAG CCGTGCGCTGCAGCCATCACAGCTGCGAGAGATCCAGAGAAACAGGGAGGAACCTGGGCTTGGGTCTGACCGTGCGGGACAGCTGCCCTCCTGTCATGGACAACATCCTGCAAGAGATCACCAACATCCGTCAGTTCCTGGAGAAGAAGTATGACAGCAGAGAGATTGCTAAGGAGTGGCTGCAAGTAGGGTACGTGTTGGACATCCTGTTGTTTAGGGTCTACCTGCTCATTGTGTTGGCCTACAGCATCACTTTAGGCACTCTATGGTCTGTCTGGCAGAACGCCTGA